A window of the Burkholderia sp. 9120 genome harbors these coding sequences:
- a CDS encoding PRC-barrel domain-containing protein, with protein sequence MLRSIESLYGNPVMARDGEIGSVDEVYFDDEAWGVRYLIVETGHWFDRDRVLISPYSFESNSQDVGTIKVNVTRQQVKDCPDIDTHKPVSRQHEIDYLGYYGYPPYWGGAYVWGMGAYPSFGSVSAAPDVEIDARMRRLEHEEDARTEDTHLRSTRAIKGYGIEAADGGIGHVHGFVFDDAAWVIRYLIVDTRNWWPGGKEVLISTRWLNHIDWIGSTVSTQLTRDEIKSSPAFSGKFPIDRSFEERLHKHYGQHEYWLPEESQDSAPLEPASER encoded by the coding sequence ATGTTGCGAAGCATTGAGAGCCTTTACGGAAACCCGGTGATGGCGCGTGATGGCGAAATCGGCAGCGTCGACGAGGTCTATTTTGACGACGAGGCGTGGGGCGTCCGTTACCTGATCGTCGAAACAGGGCACTGGTTCGATAGAGATCGTGTCCTGATCTCACCCTACTCGTTCGAGTCGAACAGTCAGGATGTCGGGACGATCAAGGTAAATGTGACTCGTCAGCAGGTCAAGGACTGTCCGGACATCGATACGCATAAGCCCGTGTCGCGCCAGCATGAGATCGACTACCTTGGCTATTACGGCTATCCGCCGTATTGGGGTGGTGCCTACGTGTGGGGCATGGGCGCCTATCCGTCCTTCGGGTCCGTGAGTGCAGCACCAGACGTCGAAATCGATGCGCGAATGCGGCGACTTGAGCATGAAGAGGACGCACGCACCGAAGACACCCATTTGCGCAGCACCCGCGCAATCAAGGGCTATGGCATCGAGGCGGCGGACGGCGGAATTGGCCATGTTCACGGCTTCGTGTTCGACGACGCTGCGTGGGTCATCCGATACCTGATCGTCGATACGAGAAACTGGTGGCCAGGGGGCAAGGAAGTGTTGATTTCCACCCGCTGGCTGAACCATATAGATTGGATCGGATCGACCGTGTCGACGCAGTTGACGCGCGATGAAATAAAAAGCAGTCCGGCATTCAGCGGCAAGTTTCCGATCGATAGATCCTTCGAGGAGCGGCTACACAAACACTACGGGCAACATGAGTATTGGCTGCCGGAAGAAAGCCAGGATAGCGCGCCACTCGAGCCGGCAAGCGAGAGATAA